From the Burkholderia mayonis genome, one window contains:
- a CDS encoding ABC transporter permease → MTDTVARATPAAPPSVPDRVPRRVPRGLAAAAALGPLAVLLPIAFTAYRAASLGAGDASELLFRPIVAELLGNTLAITFAATLVCAVLGTAVAWLVERTDLPARHLWAALAAAPLAVPPFITSYAWVSISLDLQDFIGALLVLASSYFPLVYLPVAAALRGLDPALEESARTLGCRPAHVFARVVLPQLRPALLGGMLLVALGVLSEFGAFTLLRYRTFTTEIYAEYRIEFDGGGASLLGCLLIALCLLCVVLEFRVRGRARYDLTHRGTRRAAHRYALGAWRWAAVAGLAALAAATLGVPLTMIGYWLTQQGVAAVTPADVSPELLWNATLASAGFGIAAAALTAALALPLAFLLVRYPSRIATALERLVFTAQGMPGIVVALAIVSLTVRLLQPLYQSTPMLIVAYAILFLPLALVSMRAAVAQAQVRLEETARALGLTWMQTMWRVLLPLAGPGLGAAATMVFISVVTELNATLLLSPIGTRTLATQVWSDTSTLAFAAAAPYAALLVALSLVASALLFVLLGRSAVRAVPSGGA, encoded by the coding sequence ATGACCGACACCGTCGCCCGCGCGACGCCCGCCGCGCCGCCGTCCGTTCCCGACCGCGTGCCGCGCCGCGTGCCGCGCGGGCTCGCCGCGGCGGCGGCGCTCGGGCCGCTCGCCGTGCTGCTGCCGATCGCGTTTACCGCGTATCGCGCGGCAAGCCTCGGCGCCGGCGACGCGAGCGAGCTGCTGTTCCGCCCGATCGTCGCCGAGCTGCTCGGCAACACGCTCGCGATCACGTTCGCCGCGACGCTCGTGTGCGCGGTGCTCGGCACGGCTGTCGCGTGGCTCGTCGAGCGCACCGATCTGCCCGCACGCCATCTGTGGGCCGCGCTCGCCGCGGCGCCGCTCGCCGTGCCGCCGTTCATCACCAGCTATGCGTGGGTATCGATCAGCCTCGACCTGCAGGATTTTATCGGCGCGCTGCTCGTGCTCGCGTCGTCGTATTTCCCGCTCGTCTATCTGCCCGTCGCCGCCGCGCTGCGCGGGCTCGATCCGGCGCTCGAGGAAAGCGCGCGCACGCTCGGCTGCCGCCCCGCGCACGTGTTCGCGCGCGTCGTGCTGCCGCAACTGCGGCCCGCGCTGCTGGGCGGCATGCTGCTCGTCGCGCTCGGCGTGCTGTCCGAGTTCGGCGCGTTCACGCTGCTGCGCTATCGCACCTTCACGACCGAGATCTACGCCGAATACCGGATCGAGTTCGACGGCGGCGGCGCCTCGCTGCTCGGCTGCCTGCTGATCGCGCTGTGCCTCTTGTGCGTCGTGCTCGAATTCCGCGTGCGCGGCCGCGCACGCTACGACCTCACGCATCGCGGCACGCGTCGCGCCGCTCACCGCTACGCGCTCGGCGCATGGCGCTGGGCGGCGGTCGCGGGCCTCGCGGCGCTCGCCGCCGCGACGCTCGGCGTGCCGCTTACGATGATCGGCTACTGGCTCACCCAGCAGGGCGTCGCCGCCGTCACGCCCGCCGACGTGTCGCCCGAGCTGCTGTGGAACGCGACGCTCGCATCGGCCGGCTTCGGCATCGCCGCCGCCGCGCTCACGGCCGCGCTCGCGCTGCCGCTCGCCTTCCTGCTGGTGCGCTATCCGAGCCGCATCGCAACCGCGCTCGAGCGCCTCGTGTTCACAGCGCAGGGGATGCCCGGCATCGTCGTCGCGCTCGCGATCGTGTCGCTGACTGTGCGGCTGTTGCAGCCGCTGTATCAAAGCACGCCGATGCTGATCGTCGCGTATGCGATCCTGTTCCTGCCGCTCGCGCTCGTCAGCATGCGTGCGGCGGTTGCGCAGGCGCAGGTGCGCCTGGAGGAAACCGCGCGCGCGCTCGGCCTCACGTGGATGCAAACCATGTGGCGCGTGCTGCTGCCGCTCGCGGGCCCGGGCCTCGGCGCGGCGGCGACGATGGTGTTCATTTCCGTCGTCACCGAGCTGAACGCGACGCTGCTGCTGTCGCCGATCGGCACGCGCACGCTCGCGACGCAGGTATGGAGCGATACGTCGACGCTCGCGTTCGCCGCCGCCGCGCCCTATGCGGCGCTGCTCGTCGCGCTGTCGCTCGTCGCATCCGCACTGCTGTTCGTGCTGCTCGGCCGCTCGGCGGTCCGCGCGGTTCCGTCGGGCGGCGCCTGA
- a CDS encoding iron ABC transporter substrate-binding protein has protein sequence MNNACILRGLRRHASTTAIAAAAALALAGALASPLASAATLTLYSAQHEQVVNQLVKDFEAQTGIGVKVRTGEGPALAAQLVAEGDRTPADVYFTENSPELVLLDEKGLLAKTDAATLAAVPDRFSSPDGNWVGVLARENVLIYNVTKIQPQQLPASLLDLAKPEWKGKVGIAPSDADFLPLVSGVLALKGEAATLQWLKGLKTNAQIFDDEEGVTAAVNRGAVATGIVNNYYWARLHAELGDKAIRSAMFHFANGDVGGLVNVSGAAVMKASKHGADAQKFVAYLAGERAQNLMAKGRVSFEYPLHPGVAPDPILKPFDQLSPPAITFKQLGDDSQAGKLLRRAGLL, from the coding sequence ATGAACAACGCATGCATCCTCCGCGGCCTGCGCCGCCATGCGTCGACGACGGCCATCGCCGCCGCCGCCGCGCTAGCGCTCGCCGGCGCGCTGGCTTCGCCGCTCGCGTCCGCCGCGACGCTCACGCTCTACAGCGCGCAACACGAGCAAGTGGTCAACCAGCTCGTGAAGGACTTCGAAGCGCAGACGGGCATCGGCGTGAAGGTGCGCACGGGCGAAGGCCCGGCGCTCGCCGCGCAGCTCGTCGCCGAAGGCGACAGGACACCCGCCGACGTCTACTTCACCGAGAACTCGCCCGAGCTCGTGCTGCTCGACGAAAAGGGCCTGCTCGCGAAAACCGACGCGGCGACGCTCGCAGCCGTGCCCGACCGCTTCAGCTCGCCGGACGGCAACTGGGTCGGCGTGCTCGCGCGCGAGAACGTGCTCATCTACAACGTCACGAAAATCCAGCCGCAGCAGTTGCCGGCGTCGCTCCTGGATCTCGCGAAGCCGGAATGGAAGGGCAAGGTCGGCATCGCGCCGAGCGACGCCGATTTCCTGCCGCTCGTGAGCGGCGTGCTCGCGCTGAAAGGCGAGGCGGCGACGCTGCAGTGGCTGAAGGGTCTGAAGACCAACGCGCAGATCTTCGACGACGAAGAAGGCGTGACGGCCGCCGTCAATCGCGGCGCCGTCGCGACGGGCATCGTCAACAACTACTACTGGGCGCGCCTGCACGCCGAGCTCGGCGACAAGGCGATCCGCAGCGCGATGTTCCATTTCGCGAACGGCGACGTCGGCGGCCTCGTCAACGTATCGGGCGCGGCTGTGATGAAGGCGTCGAAGCATGGCGCCGACGCGCAGAAGTTCGTCGCCTATCTCGCCGGCGAGCGCGCGCAGAACCTGATGGCGAAGGGGCGCGTCAGCTTCGAGTATCCGCTGCACCCGGGCGTCGCGCCCGATCCGATCCTCAAGCCGTTCGACCAGTTGAGCCCGCCCGCGATCACGTTCAAGCAGCTCGGCGACGACAGCCAGGCCGGCAAGCTGCTGCGCCGCGCCGGCCTCCTGTGA
- the efeB gene encoding iron uptake transporter deferrochelatase/peroxidase subunit, producing MTDDLHSLSRPARRGFLKAGGAAMAAGLAAAAVPAAANAAQAAPAGAAPHDAVEPFYGPHQGGIVTPQQSHAYFAAFDLTAATRADLIALLKSWTEAAARLARGETAQPLAAEGPGDDKPPVDSGDALGLGAAGLTITFGFGPGMFVLNGKDRYGLARRRPAALVDLPRFNGDQLLPEKTGGDLFVQACANDAQVAFHAVRQLARLGASAARIRWGQTGFISGKPGETPRNLMGFKDGTQNPPRDDPAAMKQFVWAGDEGPAWMKDGTYTVVRRIRITLEHWDGTELGFQEQVVGRHKYSGAPLGKRNESDPLDLDAVDADGNPVIPDNAHARLASAQANNGAQILRRAYSYNDSTNFYIERWPPWRQQTEYDAGLMFVAHQRDPRTGFIPINEKLAKLDIMNQFTTHVGSAIFACPPGARTGSYIGAALFEA from the coding sequence ATGACAGACGACCTCCATTCTCTTTCACGCCCCGCGCGGCGCGGCTTTCTGAAGGCCGGCGGCGCAGCGATGGCGGCGGGCCTCGCGGCCGCCGCCGTACCCGCGGCCGCCAACGCGGCGCAGGCTGCACCCGCCGGCGCGGCGCCGCACGATGCCGTCGAACCGTTCTACGGCCCGCACCAGGGCGGCATCGTGACGCCGCAGCAGAGTCACGCGTATTTCGCGGCGTTCGACCTGACGGCCGCCACGCGCGCCGACCTGATCGCGCTCCTGAAGTCGTGGACCGAAGCGGCTGCACGCCTTGCCCGCGGTGAAACCGCCCAGCCGCTCGCCGCCGAGGGACCCGGCGACGACAAGCCGCCCGTCGATTCGGGCGACGCGCTCGGCCTCGGCGCGGCGGGCCTCACGATCACGTTCGGCTTCGGACCGGGCATGTTCGTGCTGAACGGCAAGGATCGCTACGGCCTCGCGCGCCGCCGCCCGGCCGCGCTCGTCGATCTGCCGCGCTTCAACGGCGACCAGTTGCTGCCCGAGAAAACGGGCGGCGACCTCTTCGTGCAGGCGTGCGCGAACGACGCGCAAGTCGCGTTCCACGCGGTGCGACAGCTCGCGCGCCTCGGCGCGAGCGCCGCGCGCATCCGCTGGGGCCAGACGGGCTTCATCTCGGGCAAGCCCGGCGAAACGCCGCGCAACCTGATGGGCTTCAAGGACGGCACGCAGAACCCGCCGCGCGACGATCCGGCCGCGATGAAGCAATTTGTCTGGGCGGGCGACGAAGGTCCGGCATGGATGAAGGACGGCACGTACACGGTCGTGCGCCGCATCCGCATCACGCTCGAGCACTGGGACGGCACGGAACTCGGCTTTCAGGAGCAGGTGGTCGGCCGCCACAAGTACAGCGGCGCGCCGCTCGGCAAGCGCAACGAATCCGATCCGCTCGATCTCGATGCAGTCGACGCCGACGGCAATCCGGTGATTCCGGACAACGCGCACGCGCGGCTCGCGTCCGCGCAAGCGAACAACGGCGCGCAGATCCTGCGCCGCGCGTATTCGTACAACGACAGCACGAACTTCTACATCGAGCGCTGGCCGCCGTGGCGCCAGCAGACCGAGTACGACGCGGGGCTGATGTTCGTCGCGCACCAGCGCGACCCGCGCACGGGCTTCATTCCGATCAACGAAAAGCTCGCGAAGCTCGACATCATGAACCAGTTCACGACGCACGTCGGCAGCGCGATCTTCGCGTGCCCGCCGGGTGCGCGAACGGGTTCGTACATCGGCGCCGCGCTGTTCGAAGCCTGA
- a CDS encoding carbohydrate porin produces the protein MQFSPRLGQPVRHLQHRAVRHAAFACAWLFSSAAFADASPDALPEAPEADLSIHAQPATQWTGVWTRQNLLGDIGGLRPWLGKYGVTLGLAETSEYLANLRGGLKRGGTYDGLTTATLTVDTQKAFGLPGGTFNASALQIHGRNLSQYNLGTLNTASGIEAQDTTRLWELWYQQSFLGQRVDVKIGQQSVDQEFMVSQYAATFVNTMFGWPALPSYDLPNGGPAYPLAALGVRVRGKITPSLTALAGVFDGDPLGNHPNNLSGTNFNLHNGTLFIGELQYALNQPAEGQMDTGPSNALPGTYKLGVWYHNGRFADQQIDNTGLSLANPASSGVASAHHGDYSVYAVADQMVWRPDPTGAKSLGVFARVMAAPGDRNLVSVAANAGVVLKAPFEGRDNDSVGLAVTYIKVGSHASALDEDFASVTGGPYGVRTSETALEATYQYQVTPWWQLQADAQYTFNAGAGQNPSDPTQPLRNTFVVGLRTNITF, from the coding sequence ATGCAATTCTCGCCGCGCCTCGGGCAACCCGTTCGCCACCTTCAACACCGCGCCGTCCGACACGCGGCATTCGCCTGCGCGTGGCTCTTCAGCTCGGCCGCCTTCGCCGATGCGTCGCCTGACGCGTTGCCCGAAGCCCCCGAAGCCGACCTCTCGATCCACGCGCAGCCCGCGACGCAATGGACAGGCGTGTGGACGCGCCAAAACCTGCTCGGCGACATCGGCGGCCTGCGTCCGTGGCTCGGCAAATACGGCGTCACGCTCGGCCTCGCCGAAACGAGCGAATATCTCGCGAACCTGCGCGGCGGCTTGAAGCGCGGCGGCACGTACGACGGCCTCACGACCGCGACGCTCACCGTCGACACGCAAAAGGCGTTCGGCCTGCCGGGCGGCACGTTCAACGCGAGCGCGCTGCAGATCCACGGCCGCAACCTGAGCCAGTACAACCTCGGCACGCTGAACACCGCGAGCGGCATCGAGGCGCAGGACACGACGCGCCTCTGGGAGCTGTGGTATCAGCAGTCGTTCCTCGGTCAGCGCGTCGACGTGAAGATCGGCCAGCAGAGCGTCGATCAGGAATTCATGGTCAGCCAGTACGCCGCAACGTTCGTCAACACGATGTTCGGCTGGCCCGCACTGCCGTCGTACGACCTGCCGAACGGCGGGCCGGCGTACCCGCTCGCCGCGCTCGGCGTGCGCGTGCGCGGCAAGATCACGCCGTCGCTGACGGCGCTCGCGGGCGTATTCGACGGCGATCCGCTCGGCAACCATCCGAACAACCTGAGCGGCACCAACTTCAACCTGCACAACGGCACGCTCTTCATAGGCGAGCTGCAATACGCGCTCAACCAGCCGGCCGAAGGCCAGATGGACACGGGGCCGTCGAATGCGCTGCCCGGCACGTACAAGCTCGGCGTCTGGTATCACAACGGCCGCTTCGCTGATCAGCAGATCGACAACACCGGTCTGTCGCTGGCGAACCCGGCGTCGAGCGGCGTCGCGAGCGCGCATCACGGCGACTACAGCGTCTACGCGGTCGCCGACCAGATGGTGTGGCGGCCGGACCCGACGGGCGCGAAGAGCCTCGGCGTGTTCGCGCGCGTGATGGCCGCGCCGGGCGACCGCAACCTCGTGAGCGTCGCCGCGAATGCAGGCGTCGTGCTGAAAGCGCCGTTCGAAGGCCGTGACAACGACAGCGTCGGTCTCGCCGTCACGTACATCAAGGTCGGCTCGCACGCGAGCGCGCTCGACGAGGACTTCGCCAGCGTCACGGGCGGCCCGTACGGCGTGCGCACGAGCGAAACGGCGCTCGAGGCGACCTACCAGTACCAGGTCACGCCATGGTGGCAATTGCAGGCGGACGCGCAGTACACGTTCAACGCGGGCGCGGGCCAGAACCCGAGCGATCCGACGCAGCCGCTGCGCAACACGTTCGTCGTCGGCCTGCGCACGAACATCACGTTCTGA
- a CDS encoding class I tRNA ligase family protein translates to MRFEEVYTDWQEKRLTQAEAARLLGVCERTFRRQMGRYEADGLDGLIDKRIEQISHRRAPVDEVVKLVELYRRDYAGWNVRHFHCWYRREHAGQRSYTWVKNQLQQAGEVKRAKARGKHRKKRERAPLPGMLVHQDASRHEWVAGHDWDLVVTLDDATGEHLSMFVCEEEGTASSFHGMGQTIACHGLFCALPRLHALAEQILAKQGFRVPITHPQPWGVSPLEPAGPRQVIWAWPEMAFGFLFGIEALGARLQRDWRAHQPDDTWKIVHFFGYDNSFYHTLLYPALYRLAFPNWSPDIDYHVNEFYLLEGLKFSTSRQHAVWGKEVLSPESVDWVRFHLSLTRGEVQRANFDRAALLQTKRDILAAWEGWLGELGERVSREFGGTAPDAGDWSTDHRAFLATLEGHRRAIEAELSPDRFSLNNAAKALAALVESARRFSAAQCHLGESRLSSDRNRTTVALELAAALLLADMAEPLMPRFAKRLRNALGVSAERTWPQTVALLRPGTQVGLRDICFFGPDTLPSGPRVSA, encoded by the coding sequence ATGAGATTCGAAGAGGTCTACACGGACTGGCAGGAGAAGCGCCTGACGCAAGCGGAGGCCGCGAGGCTGCTGGGGGTATGCGAGCGCACGTTTCGCCGCCAGATGGGACGCTACGAAGCCGATGGGCTCGATGGGCTGATCGACAAGCGGATCGAGCAGATTTCGCATCGGCGTGCGCCGGTTGATGAGGTGGTCAAGCTGGTGGAGCTGTACCGGCGTGACTACGCAGGCTGGAACGTGCGGCATTTCCATTGCTGGTATCGGCGCGAACATGCGGGTCAGCGCAGCTACACGTGGGTGAAGAACCAGTTGCAGCAGGCGGGTGAGGTCAAGCGCGCCAAGGCGCGCGGCAAGCACCGCAAGAAGCGTGAGCGCGCGCCGTTGCCGGGCATGCTGGTGCATCAGGATGCCAGTCGCCATGAGTGGGTGGCCGGGCACGACTGGGACCTTGTGGTGACGCTGGACGACGCGACAGGCGAGCACCTGTCGATGTTCGTCTGCGAAGAGGAAGGCACGGCTTCCAGCTTTCACGGCATGGGCCAGACGATTGCCTGCCACGGCTTGTTTTGCGCGCTCCCGCGGCTGCACGCGCTGGCGGAACAGATTCTCGCGAAGCAAGGTTTTCGCGTTCCCATCACGCACCCCCAGCCCTGGGGGGTGAGCCCGCTCGAGCCTGCGGGCCCCCGACAAGTCATCTGGGCATGGCCCGAAATGGCCTTCGGATTCCTGTTCGGCATCGAGGCGCTGGGGGCGCGCCTCCAGCGAGACTGGCGCGCCCACCAGCCGGACGACACTTGGAAAATCGTGCACTTCTTCGGCTACGACAACAGCTTCTATCACACCCTGCTGTATCCAGCGCTGTACCGGCTCGCCTTTCCGAATTGGTCGCCCGACATTGACTACCACGTCAACGAGTTCTATCTCCTCGAGGGCCTGAAATTCTCAACCAGTCGGCAGCACGCTGTTTGGGGCAAGGAGGTACTGAGTCCGGAAAGCGTCGATTGGGTGCGCTTTCATCTGAGTTTGACGCGCGGCGAAGTGCAGCGCGCGAACTTCGATCGCGCTGCCTTGCTCCAAACCAAGCGCGACATTCTGGCGGCCTGGGAGGGTTGGCTTGGGGAGCTCGGCGAGCGGGTCAGCCGTGAATTCGGCGGAACGGCCCCCGACGCTGGAGACTGGAGCACGGACCATCGGGCTTTCCTCGCCACGCTGGAGGGCCACCGGCGCGCAATCGAAGCCGAACTGTCGCCGGACAGGTTCTCTCTGAACAACGCAGCCAAGGCACTCGCCGCCTTAGTCGAGTCCGCCCGCCGTTTCTCGGCGGCGCAATGCCATCTCGGTGAATCGAGACTTTCGTCGGATCGAAACCGCACGACCGTGGCGCTGGAACTCGCAGCTGCTCTCCTCCTTGCCGATATGGCAGAGCCGCTGATGCCCAGGTTCGCCAAGCGGCTTCGCAATGCCCTCGGAGTCTCGGCCGAACGAACTTGGCCGCAAACGGTGGCGCTCCTCCGACCCGGAACGCAGGTGGGGCTTCGAGACATATGTTTCTTTGGCCCCGACACGCTGCCGTCCGGGCCACGCGTGTCAGCGTGA
- a CDS encoding dienelactone hydrolase family protein, which produces MLDLYDAFLLTDDADDLARAWEGALVARPGRIVGRAADDKLPVVLHMHGAYGIGECEEVMAAISNELGLAFVAPDSFARKYRRSNCIAGTIESGTFPPADIYRRAEILHAFSELKKTPWVDANRIILSGYSEGGEAVAVWGHLVPCCAAIVTAWSCCAPAEWNWADGLRLRADLPVLQVIADGDPWFDRPGWHPALLEARESFEQVIVVGSTLHEVYRLEAAQQAYRRFMGKLGKP; this is translated from the coding sequence ATGCTTGATCTCTATGATGCCTTCCTATTGACGGACGATGCAGACGACCTTGCGCGCGCCTGGGAGGGGGCGCTCGTTGCCCGGCCCGGCCGTATCGTCGGGCGGGCCGCGGACGACAAGCTCCCCGTGGTACTCCACATGCACGGCGCGTACGGGATCGGCGAATGCGAAGAGGTGATGGCGGCGATCAGCAATGAACTCGGTCTTGCATTTGTCGCGCCGGACAGCTTCGCTCGCAAATACAGAAGAAGCAATTGCATAGCTGGGACCATTGAATCGGGCACGTTTCCGCCAGCGGATATCTATCGGCGCGCGGAAATCCTCCACGCATTTTCTGAATTGAAAAAAACGCCTTGGGTCGATGCTAACAGAATCATTTTGTCCGGATATAGCGAGGGCGGCGAGGCCGTCGCAGTGTGGGGGCATCTGGTGCCGTGCTGCGCAGCCATCGTCACCGCATGGTCCTGCTGCGCGCCTGCCGAATGGAATTGGGCCGATGGGCTGCGCTTGCGCGCGGACCTCCCGGTCCTGCAAGTCATCGCGGACGGCGATCCATGGTTCGACAGGCCAGGCTGGCATCCGGCCTTGCTTGAGGCGAGAGAGTCGTTCGAGCAGGTGATTGTCGTAGGGAGCACGCTGCATGAAGTGTATCGCCTGGAGGCCGCGCAGCAAGCGTATCGCAGGTTCATGGGTAAATTGGGAAAGCCGTAA